A stretch of the Mesorhizobium sp. Pch-S genome encodes the following:
- a CDS encoding MgtC/SapB family protein produces the protein MKFLQTFEFYPFLDTVVALAAAFVLGTLIGAERQYRQRTAGLRTNVLVAVGAAAFVDLAQRIAGTTEAVRVISYVVSGIGFLGAGVIMKEGMNVRGLNTAATLWCSAAVGACAGTDMIAEAALLTIFVLAGNTLLRPLVNMINRIPIDDRATEATYEVSILSSRDAMPDMRDLLVERLEQANYPVSDVEIVDRGDDTVEIVATLVSTAVNPHEIEEVTTYLAKQAGVSNATWDGSTKD, from the coding sequence TCGTGGCACTTGCCGCGGCTTTCGTGCTTGGAACGCTGATCGGAGCGGAACGCCAGTATCGCCAGCGAACCGCGGGCCTGCGCACCAATGTTCTCGTCGCCGTCGGCGCCGCGGCCTTCGTCGACCTCGCGCAGCGGATTGCCGGCACGACGGAAGCGGTGCGCGTCATCTCCTATGTCGTCTCGGGCATCGGCTTTCTCGGTGCCGGCGTGATCATGAAGGAAGGCATGAATGTACGCGGCCTGAACACGGCTGCGACACTGTGGTGCTCGGCTGCGGTCGGCGCCTGCGCCGGGACCGATATGATCGCAGAGGCGGCCTTGCTCACCATCTTCGTGCTTGCGGGCAACACCTTACTCAGGCCGCTCGTCAACATGATCAATCGCATCCCGATCGACGATCGGGCCACAGAGGCTACCTATGAAGTGAGCATCCTTTCCAGCCGTGACGCCATGCCGGACATGCGAGACCTTCTGGTCGAGCGCCTCGAACAGGCAAATTATCCGGTCAGCGATGTCGAGATCGTCGATCGTGGGGATGACACGGTCGAGATCGTGGCCACTCTTGTCTCAACGGCCGTCAACCCGCATGAGATCGAAGAAGTGACGACCTATCTGGCCAAACAGGCCGGCGTCTCCAATGCGACATGGGACGGCAGCACCAAGGACTGA
- a CDS encoding ATP-binding protein → MRRNQLLIAAALLVAIVVIFVADTVTDYAIAAAVFYTAVILFATRVLPARSVVVLACVCIALTLLSVALTHSGAYEVGVINTAISIVAIGVTTYLSLKLVNAEAAAHESRERLLRMARVTSLGELTASIAHEVNQPLAAVVTSAGACKRWLAQDPPNIESARRTVDRIVEEANRASAVITRVRGLASNKASEKAPFDLNELVREIVGLAHDQIDRHDITLRFYLPENLPIVMADRVQIGQVVGNLVLNAVEAIAVSSGKTGEMEITTQSDSHDRVRFSVADTGIGLRTGEAEHLFDAFWTTKKDGIGLGLTISRSIIEANGGRIWAEPNEGGGAVLSFSLPLAGDLKQ, encoded by the coding sequence ATGCGGCGCAATCAGCTGCTCATCGCTGCAGCGCTTCTTGTAGCGATCGTGGTCATCTTTGTCGCCGACACCGTGACTGATTATGCGATCGCAGCCGCGGTCTTCTACACGGCGGTCATCCTTTTTGCGACCCGCGTGCTGCCGGCGCGCAGCGTCGTCGTGTTGGCCTGCGTCTGTATCGCGCTGACGCTGTTGAGCGTCGCCCTCACTCATTCCGGCGCCTATGAGGTGGGTGTCATCAACACCGCCATCAGCATCGTCGCCATCGGCGTAACCACATATCTGTCGCTCAAACTGGTGAATGCCGAGGCAGCCGCCCATGAGAGCCGCGAACGATTGCTGCGCATGGCTCGTGTCACTAGCCTTGGCGAATTGACCGCCTCCATTGCCCATGAAGTCAACCAACCGCTGGCGGCGGTCGTCACCAGCGCCGGCGCCTGCAAACGCTGGCTGGCGCAGGATCCACCCAACATCGAAAGCGCCCGCCGCACCGTGGACAGGATCGTCGAGGAAGCCAACCGCGCGAGCGCCGTGATCACGCGCGTGCGCGGCCTGGCAAGCAACAAGGCGTCGGAGAAAGCACCCTTCGACCTCAATGAGCTTGTCCGAGAAATTGTTGGCCTCGCGCATGACCAGATCGACCGCCACGACATCACGCTCAGGTTCTACCTTCCGGAAAACCTGCCGATTGTCATGGCCGACCGCGTCCAGATCGGGCAAGTGGTCGGAAATCTGGTTCTCAATGCGGTCGAGGCGATTGCGGTCTCGTCCGGCAAGACAGGGGAAATGGAGATCACCACCCAAAGCGACAGCCACGACAGGGTTCGTTTCTCGGTGGCAGACACCGGCATCGGGCTGCGCACCGGAGAAGCGGAACATCTTTTCGACGCCTTCTGGACAACCAAGAAAGATGGCATCGGTCTTGGGCTGACCATCAGCCGCTCGATCATCGAAGCGAATGGCGGCCGCATCTGGGCTGAGCCGAACGAAGGAGGCGGCGCCGTGCTCTCGTTCAGCCTGCCGCTCGCTGGAGACCTGAAGCAATGA
- a CDS encoding response regulator yields the protein MNGQPSGHLDEEPIVYIVDDDRSVRESLEDLLASVALRARSFGSVQDFLNTDLAEAPSCLVLDVRMPGQSGMDFLSHMTGLGLHLPTIMVTGHGDIAMGVRAMKDGAIEFLTKPFRDQDLLDAIQRGIEIDKTRRLKDVTEAELQQRWKTLSPGEQDVARLVVQGLLNKQIAAELKVSEITVKVRRSHLMRKMGTRTLADLVRMFDRIHAA from the coding sequence ATGAATGGTCAGCCATCCGGACATCTCGATGAGGAACCGATCGTCTACATCGTCGATGACGACCGTTCGGTTCGTGAATCGCTGGAGGATCTGCTCGCCTCCGTCGCGCTTCGCGCTCGCTCCTTCGGTTCCGTACAGGATTTCCTGAACACCGACCTGGCGGAGGCGCCGAGCTGTCTGGTGCTCGACGTCCGCATGCCGGGTCAGAGCGGCATGGATTTTCTTTCCCACATGACCGGTCTGGGCCTGCATTTGCCAACGATCATGGTCACCGGCCACGGCGACATCGCCATGGGCGTCAGAGCCATGAAGGATGGCGCGATCGAGTTCCTGACCAAGCCGTTTCGCGATCAGGATTTGCTGGACGCCATCCAGCGCGGCATCGAGATCGACAAGACCCGGCGCCTCAAGGATGTGACCGAAGCCGAATTGCAGCAGCGCTGGAAAACCCTGTCTCCGGGAGAACAGGATGTGGCCAGGCTGGTCGTCCAGGGACTGCTGAACAAGCAGATCGCAGCGGAGCTGAAAGTCAGCGAAATCACCGTCAAGGTGCGCCGCAGCCACCTGATGCGGAAAATGGGGACACGGACGCTCGCCGACCTGGTGCGGATGTTCGACCGCATCCACGCAGCTTGA
- a CDS encoding rhodanese-like domain-containing protein → MPTAVTATRPAASDRAREHFSSEFEFETDCWDVHEATAQGADFVLLDVRSPALYAKGHLPGAINLPHRKIIASKMQQWNEDTIFVTYCAGPHCNGAARGALRLADLDRPVKIMSGGLVGWVNEGFELVTGE, encoded by the coding sequence ATGCCCACCGCCGTGACCGCAACCAGACCTGCCGCCAGCGACCGCGCCCGCGAACACTTCTCCAGCGAATTCGAGTTCGAGACGGACTGCTGGGATGTTCACGAAGCAACGGCCCAAGGCGCGGATTTCGTGCTGCTCGATGTGCGCAGCCCGGCCCTGTACGCCAAGGGCCATCTGCCCGGCGCGATCAACCTGCCACATCGCAAGATCATCGCCTCCAAGATGCAGCAATGGAACGAAGACACCATCTTCGTCACCTATTGCGCTGGTCCGCACTGTAACGGCGCCGCCCGCGGCGCGCTTCGCCTCGCGGACCTCGACAGGCCGGTCAAGATCATGAGTGGCGGGCTTGTCGGATGGGTGAACGAAGGATTTGAACTGGTAACGGGCGAGTAA
- a CDS encoding glutathione S-transferase family protein produces MIPTITAFAMSPDEGQGHARDMRLRWAFEELGQPYDVRLVSFAQMKQPAHLALQPFGQIPTYEEGDLALFESGAIILHLAQHRPGLLPANPDAQARAITWMFAALNTMEPPIVELEQAPYVIGDRPWRGEFLPMLEDRVRIRLGELSRRLGDADWLDGAFSAGDLMMVTVLRRLDGTGLVEEYPNLAAYVARAEARPAYKRAFDAQLAVFVAASNP; encoded by the coding sequence ATGATCCCGACCATTACGGCTTTCGCCATGTCACCCGACGAGGGTCAGGGGCACGCGCGCGACATGCGCCTGCGCTGGGCCTTCGAAGAGTTGGGCCAGCCTTATGACGTCCGCCTCGTTTCCTTCGCACAGATGAAACAGCCCGCACATCTGGCACTTCAGCCGTTCGGGCAGATCCCGACTTACGAAGAGGGAGATCTCGCTCTCTTTGAGAGCGGGGCCATCATACTTCATCTCGCGCAGCACCGTCCCGGCCTGTTGCCGGCGAATCCGGATGCCCAGGCACGTGCGATCACATGGATGTTTGCCGCGCTCAACACGATGGAGCCGCCGATCGTCGAGCTCGAACAAGCACCCTATGTGATCGGTGACAGGCCGTGGCGTGGAGAGTTCCTGCCCATGCTCGAAGATCGCGTCAGGATTCGGCTGGGCGAGCTATCGCGGCGGCTTGGCGATGCCGATTGGCTCGATGGTGCCTTCAGTGCGGGGGACCTGATGATGGTGACGGTGTTGCGCAGGTTGGACGGAACGGGCCTGGTGGAAGAGTACCCAAACCTTGCCGCCTATGTCGCGCGAGCCGAAGCGCGCCCAGCCTACAAGCGCGCCTTCGATGCCCAGCTGGCGGTTTTCGTCGCTGCATCGAACCCTTGA